CGCGACACGCCCAACTCGCGCGCCGCACGGGAGACGTTGCCTCCGTTGCGCGCCAGCGCCTGCAGCACGAGGCGCTGGTCGTGTTCGGCCAGCGTGGGCGCGGTGTTCGGTGTGGGCACAGGAGTCGCTGCCGGGGTTGATGCCTCGGCGACTGGCGGCGCCAGCGTGGGTGCAGGCGCAGCTGGCGCGCGGCGGCCGTCGCTTTCGTCGCTGCTTTGGCCGGGTGCCATCTGCAGCCGCGCACGCAGCCACACCTCCAGGCCGTTGGCCAGATGCAGCGCCTGTGGGCCACGCGGGCCAGCGCTGGCCATCAACGTAGGCAAGCCGTGGCCAAACACCTCGGCGGCAGGGCGGCCTCGCGGCTCGGTGTCACCCAGCAGGCTGCGCGCGGCGCGGTTGGCCCAGGCCACGCGGCCTTGCGGGTCGATGCCGGCCAGCGCTTGCAGCGGCGTGCCGAGCAGGCGCGGGTCGGCCTGGAAATGCAGCACGAGCGTGTCGCCGTCGGGTTCGGCCAGCAACGCGTCTTCGATGCTGCTGGCGTACAGGCCCACGAGCGCCGCGGCGTCAAAGGCGAAGCTGTGGCCTTCGGTGGAGAGATCGAGCACGCCGGCCAGCCGGCCGTGGCGGTCGTGGATGGGGGCGGCCGCGCAACTCAGGCGGCCGCAGAGATCGAAGAAGTGTTCTTCGCGCGTCACCGTCACGGCCTGGCCCGTCCGCAGCACCAGGCCTGGCGCGGTGGTGCCTACCGCGTCTTCGCTCAGGTTCACGCCCAGGCGGCTGGCCAGTCCGAGCACCGGCTCAGTTTCGCCGGGTACCGGCGAGCTGTGAACCACCAGGCCTTCGCCGTCGCAGAGAAAGGTGCGCACGCCGGTGTGGGCCAGCGTGGCCTGCAGGCGTTCCAAGGCCGGGCGCGCGGCTTGCAGCAGCGGGCGGCTGCGCTGCAGCGCACCGTGCCGGCGTGAGGGTGTGACGGGATCGAAAGCCAGCCGTTCGCCGGGCCGGCGGTGCGCCACCAAGCAGCGCTGCCAGCTCTGGATGATGGGTTCGCCCACCAGACCCGTCGGCCGCTGGCCGTCGACAAACAGGCGCTCGCGCGCCAATGCAGCGCGCTGCGGCGCCGTGGCGAAAAAAGCCTGCTCGGGCAGCGCCAGGGCAGTGCGGGCGGGGGGCGGGCGGTGCATGCGCGGCAGTTTGTGCCGGGACGGAACAGCCGCTCATCCGGGAAAGCCCGTTGTTCCCGCGCCGTCGCCGGCGCGAGAAGCTGCGCGCCAGCCACACGGTGGCGCCGGGCTCGGCCGCACCTGGGCGCGGTTCCAGAACAAGCACAGGAGACCACACATGAAGACCTCTCTCCGCTACGCGGCGGCCCTGGCCCTCGGTGTCGCCGCCATCGGGCTGGCCCCGGCCTGGGCCCAGACCACCAAGCCGGCGGCCACGGCCGCCAAGGGCTCGGCCGCCCACATCAAGGCCGTGACCACGCGCGTGGACACCGGCTTCATCCGCGCCAACGCACGCACCACCGTCGACTGGCCCAGCTACGGCCTTGACCACGCCGAGACGCGCTTCTCGCGCCTGACGCAGATCACCACCGCCAACGTCGGCAAGCTGGGCCTGGCCTGGAGCTACAACCTGGAGAGCACACGCGGTGTGGAGGCCACGCCGGTGGTGGTGGACGGCATC
This is a stretch of genomic DNA from Ideonella sp. WA131b. It encodes these proteins:
- a CDS encoding GAF domain-containing protein, translating into MHRPPPARTALALPEQAFFATAPQRAALARERLFVDGQRPTGLVGEPIIQSWQRCLVAHRRPGERLAFDPVTPSRRHGALQRSRPLLQAARPALERLQATLAHTGVRTFLCDGEGLVVHSSPVPGETEPVLGLASRLGVNLSEDAVGTTAPGLVLRTGQAVTVTREEHFFDLCGRLSCAAAPIHDRHGRLAGVLDLSTEGHSFAFDAAALVGLYASSIEDALLAEPDGDTLVLHFQADPRLLGTPLQALAGIDPQGRVAWANRAARSLLGDTEPRGRPAAEVFGHGLPTLMASAGPRGPQALHLANGLEVWLRARLQMAPGQSSDESDGRRAPAAPAPTLAPPVAEASTPAATPVPTPNTAPTLAEHDQRLVLQALARNGGNVSRAARELGVSRGLLYRRLAAARDPQAEGSGA